From the Pocillopora verrucosa isolate sample1 chromosome 11, ASM3666991v2, whole genome shotgun sequence genome, the window CTCATATAATTTCCGTAAGTTCTATCAATCACCACAATTCCTGTTGTCATACATCTTCTGCTCGTTGCTATTGCCAcagtaccaaaaaaaattactaaataGGCTGCTAACATCGTTCTCCATAAACAGATAATCAAACTTTCAATCTTCTGCAAACGGTACCCAGCTAGGAACAAAGAGAACACAGTTTTTCGTGCGGCaaaattgcacttttttttctcaaaacctTTTCAATGATAATTTAACAATGCTATTTAAATAGAAAGTTCTTAATACTGGCATGAAATATCAACACGATACAGTTaatagcttttcttttctttgcggGATGTCTGTTTTCTGCCTTGGCCCTCattcaatgaaaattacaattgtTGGGGTTTTAGTAGTGGAGGAAAAACTTGATACATAAAAAAACCCTCGTATTTCCAACCAATTACTGATCAATTTCAAATCGAATCTTAAAAGCATGTCGAAATCGGGGTTGAACGGTCAGGGAgcgcggggggggggggggggggatgaaGGATTAATATTGCAGGGCTGaatgatgggaaaaaaaatacttcataaGTGTTCCATGAATCAGCAAAAAAGTTTCTATTTTCTTCTAAATCTTATAATCAGTAATTAACGGTATATTGTTTGTTTGACTTGTTTAAGTACCGCAAGGATACCTGAAATACATTTTGccgaaatttttcttctgattttcaTGACAGGTTGCATCTTTTGGTTGCTTACATTTAACTGAACTGACAATGTATGACTAAATTAAATTTGTGAAAGAATTACAAATAAGGCAACAGAAATGTTCACCAAAACATCACAAACGTTcttcgccattttgaattttgcatTAATTGTGTACAGAGTAGAAGTGAGTAGCGATACAATAAATCAGTTCAAAGCTTGTTTAATACAATACTAAGCAGTGGTAGCAACCTATGAGAGAGTATAGAGAAGAAACGACAGTTGGAATAATAAAAAGTTCTTCGAGTTCTCGGCTTAGTTACCGGAGTTGTGATAAATATCTAAATTTTCGAGCTCTTTCCTTCATCAAACTCAATAAAACTAATTtggcaaaaaacaaagaacGGATAAAAAGCCAAAAATCTGTTTAACAGAAAACTTCGATACAAAATTTTCTCAGACAAACTATACTTCACGTCTCCCTTTCCCTTCTGGCCCACAGCTTTCTGATAGCGAGCCTTGAATGAGAATTTCAGTCAAAATAAGCTGACACAGATATCTAATTAAACGACTACAGAAGTAAACCAGCGGAGGCAACAAAAATAAGCTTTTCTTAAGGatcgaaaaaggaaaaggcacATGTTACAAAGGGCACGTGATACAAAAGCATCCAATAGGGAGGTGAAATGAAGGATACAAAGGCACGTGACACGAAGGATGGAAAGAACACGTGGCACAAAGGCCACAAAACTCAGGTCAGGGTACTTAATATCACAGCACTGAAAACACGAAACAGAAATTTATCACGAAAATACATACTTTGTTCATTTCTCAGTGAATGCTCTTTGAAGTGATTAATTATCTTTAATGAGAGGTTGATAAAATGATCGTGTTGACTTCTGTAAGGGTTGATAACCGTTAACTTCAGCGATTCCCGCCACGGGCGTGCAGCCACCTCCTGGAGTGACTACGGGAGCCTGGTACTCATTATTGGGGCTCTCTATAGAACAGTAAGAAGGCCCTTCTGTTTTAGGTCTTTCGGTCGCTtcgtcttttttgttttgataagcAGTAGTGTAACTATAGCAGTATTCGTCGTCATTTTCCAAAGCATTTTTACCAGCGTTGTCTGCAAGTCTCTCAGCATTACGATCTTCCGTCATGGTTTCGTAATTTGCCTCATTTTCTCGTGCTCCAGGCGGCGGGAAAATCGTCGGGCGCACGCCTCGAAAAACAGGTTCGTCATAATCGGAATCAGATCGTAAAGGATCGGAAGGCCGTTCGGAAGGAGCCGACAAAGCGGATTTCCCATTTGTATCTGTCGTGTTAAGGTCCTCTAACACATGATACAATGGCGAAGTTGGCGAGCTGGGAATGGTCGTCGAGTAAAGCATTTCAGGAGTATCTATAtgaaaggggaaaaaaacagaggTGAATTACCAGAAAACTTCTAAATTTGATCGGAAACAGACTTAACTAATATGAAGACATTATTGTAGCTTAGTCTTCAGTTGTAGTCTCGTACCTCATTCGAGCGAAGTCTGGGAAAGATTGAAATCTCAGCCGACAGAAGTAAAGGTTTGAACGAGCGGACAGTATCGAAGAACTATGCTCTAATTTCGGGTAAATTCCTATCCTTTCAACGGGCTAATAACCTTCTTTTGCATAATGCCGATGCTTCGTTAACTAAATTTCAGGCTAAGGGTTGATTAAAACTGTCCGCAATTTCTTATAGACCGGTTCTTAATGTACATGGAAGAAGCACTTTTTACCTTCAGCAACATCATGATTTGAAAATCTGATATTTTCAGCTGCATTTGTAGAAAGGTACAACGGATTTCATAACATGAATTTTCGTCTTTCAAACATATATAGCTTAACAGTGTACAGCTTCAAAAATCATTTAGAAACTTCTCTAAGAGACTCTTGATGTTTTTTACTTTGCCACTCCTTTAACTAGAGAAAGTAGTCTtatgtttcaatattttttgtttcaatgcagtaaataaagtcttttgtttcaatgtttCAAGCTTCAAAAACCATTTACAAACTTCTATATGAGACTCCTGTTGTTTTACTTTGCCACTCCCTTAGCTAAGGGAAAGCAGTCTTTTGTTTCAATGACAAAATACAATAAATGTGTTACCTAAACAAGGCATACCTGGCTCTTTAACTTGATTCAGACTTCCACGACTGGATCTTTtagaaaaaatgataacatGACAGCACTTCTAATTCACTAACTTGTGAATGGCATAACTGATAAAATGCTAAAAATGACAGACGTAATAGACAAATGGTTGCTCGTTTGATTGGTGGTTCGATCTTTTAAATGGACAGGTGGTTTCATTCGCCAATGGAACTGAATTTGATCATGAAActggaatgaaaattttgtctttattttacATGTTCACTCTGGGAACTTTTGAGTTGCTTGTTGGTCGAGTGGAAAGTTGAGTACTTTGTTGAATGACCGATTGATTAATTGCTTGATTAATTGACATTTCACGACTCAGAATAACTTATTGATAGACTACAGAAACTGTAATGCTGCGTCAGTGCGGGTattacaagaaaatttgtttttatcctctgagttgataatgtaaattggcaaccgtaaagaatttctaaagctgccGTTTCCAGCGTTTGCCCGCCGTCATAGCGAATTGCTGGGACGAATACTAGAAACTTCAGCTTTATAACCTCTTTGTAGATCAAGGCCAATTTAtaatatcaactcagttgataaaactaataCATCGTatattatattaaagttcagatataacgcacgctgtcattggttgaaacaACGTGCTCTATATTATCAAAGTACAGAACATAGAGCAAGAGAGCTAAAGCGTCCGATCATTTCTtggacttctctctagcttttgTTACTTAGGAAGCGACTAGAGCACTCacacttctctcgtgctctaGCCCTCTCCTccgtgctttacaacagaacagagcacagtcaaggcttctccatttgttaaataaactgACTAAAACATGAGAGATACACGTACGTATGAATAGATGGACGGACG encodes:
- the LOC131781527 gene encoding uncharacterized protein isoform X2; the encoded protein is MLDNCPVSCKVCSEVPACVNIYNDQYCKSNVGNCWTSSIAADLVKNCRKTCVCKCCPSSPTTVPTTAYVHNATRYTTVSALTSATTTVEITTTAKDISTTPQTTSTITNSTPNEERTTVQTEYTSAMPDTRRIVNETSQDKGATETSGSKTMLVLVITMGCVAFVAVLGILLLWFRRRRRSSSRGSLNQVKEPDTPEMLYSTTIPSSPTSPLYHVLEDLNTTDTNGKSALSAPSERPSDPLRSDSDYDEPVFRGVRPTIFPPPGARENEANYETMTEDRNAERLADNAGKNALENDDEYCYSYTTAYQNKKDEATERPKTEGPSYCSIESPNNEYQAPVVTPGGGCTPVAGIAEVNGYQPLQKSTRSFYQPLIKDN